The genomic stretch TAGACATTGAATTGACAAGGGTCCATAATATGCAATTTGTGAACTCCCCATATTTATGAAAAACAAGATGCAATAGCGTATTACCTAAGGTTTCAATATTCTTATCTAAACAATAAACATATGATTCATATTTATTGGGGAAAAAAAGCTTATTTTCTTccaaagaattatttttatttttccttttattattgttagtAGATATGGTATGCTTTGACGGTATTAAACTATCAACCATCAAAAATAGTTGACACCTTAATAACTCCAGGTCATAGACTTCATATTTACTagtattaaaatctttaacaattttaatatacatttttaatatattttgaacacGTCTGTTTAATAGGGTTAACGTAGTATTGTAATGGTCATTTTCttgtattatattattcttataattTGGAGTAATTGTACAGACTGTAAGAAGAATCATAAAGACATCAAATGGGGGTACAACAAGTTTCTTATGGTCAATTGACATTAAATTAGACTCTAAATATAACAGtaaatcattataattttcCAATATACACATGGAGTTTAGAATATCAAAtacatttaaaatatcttcaGTAAGATCAACGAAATAGTGTGGATTATTTTTCCTCTCCTTCCCCAAAACAAAGCTTTGAGAAGATGAGCACTGCATTAGCTTGTATAATTGTGATTGATATTTGAGTGGATACAAGTTGAGAGAAATCTATTATGTTAATTAACTCAACTTGCTTCACTTTTTTCACTAAATTAGAATTCCGGCATCTCATCGAATTTTTCCTTTaagataatataaatatattgtttATTGCAGATTGAATcgaatatataaaaatttaagcTGAGAAAAAGATTTTTATGAGTTATAATTATACAGTTGAAATATCTATagaaatatgaataaaaaaatacaaaagataCTTTTTGTTAGCAATTAGAGTTCACTagcaaaaaataaatgcagaatcaaatttatcattaaaacAAGGATAAATAGCATTTTCCAAGATTTAGGGCAAAGGGGCAATTTGGAGCTACGAAAAAACTTATTATCTCGAATATTTAGATGGACGTCTGGTCTTTCTATGTCTTCTACTAGGATCAAATAGCGTCTCATCAAAATCTTCTAGTACAgttgaaatataatattcaCCTCCTTTATGTGTCCATGAAACACaatcttcatttaatttgaattgttCAATTTTTAGTCGGTTTAAAATTGATTCGATATTAAAGAAGTCTATTGTGTACCCTGACGGCCTCAAATTTTTTAGAGAGATAACCTTACATCCAATTTTCAGGTCTTTCAAGGTATTTTCTACTTGTTTATTTAAGTCAGAATcgaataaaaaattattcacaAGTACTACATCGCACTTCTTTAAAAGTGTGGAAACTTTCTCGTTATTTACAAAGCTTGTTcttaatgaaaaatcaattgCTTGTAAACGAATTCCAAATAGTTTACATCTATTTTCTAGCTCTACTTGTTGTAGCTCGGTTAATGTACTGGcatttttcataatttcaCAACCAAAACTTAATTTACAGCCATATTCTAAAGCAGCTTGAACTACACAATTACCGACACCAGATCCCAAGTCAATGAATAtggaatttgaatttaaattgcATTGCATAAATACATCAGATAAGAATTTGGGCAGCAGTTCTCCATAAACATTATTGCTAAAAGCTTCATaatgttttaaatcatttgcCCTTGGAGTAACTATTCTTGAATAGACACATTGTAAAAAGTCATGGATAAATGATTGAGgtattgatttaatattcttcagctgtgataaaatttcttttctcgGAATTTTTCTCAAGGTTTCATTATGCAGACTAACAATCCTTATAAAATCCTCTTTGTTAAGGTTATCATATGAGAGATTTAGAGGTGTTATAATATTACGCTCAAAATTAGATTTGAATCGTTCcggaagaaaaattaagtaTGTATATTCAATTATCTTACCAATTTCTAGCATAGGATTAAATCTTTtgtcaatattttcaaaattaatgtcgtaatcttcttcataatcaataaataatggaGACGGTATAAGTTTTATTTTCGTTACCTTTTGCTCATATAAATTAGTAAAATGCTTTGTTAACATCGTTGAAGGGATTAATGTTCCCATGAATGTTGCTTTTGACTCTATATAGTCAAGGTCAAACATTTTATAATGAAGTTGTATCATCgttttataattttcaacAAATCTGCTCTGTTCTCCTTCATGTGCGTCGTTATATTCGGAAAATAGTCTAGCTAAAGgcttattttttatatttggtGTTGAATTTTGAGCACtggataattttgaaattgaagtGGCATAGGTAGCGGTAGGTTTTGTTGTTTGAGTAGTAGTATTGTTACTTTCTAGCTGTGAATATCTTGCAGTTTCAACGTTCATTGATGTATTCAATATTTCTGGGCTTGAAATAATACTTGGCTCAACTTTCCTGGGACGCTTTGTGGTAAATTGTATGTTGCCTAAACTTGTGGATGATGAGTCCCTATAGGAACTTTCTGGCACTGGCATGAGCTTCTCCTTTACTTTATCTGATATCTCTGAACAATCacttttttcatcatttaaaagTTTAGAAATGGTACCTGTTTTGGTTTCAGTATTTAGTTGCTTACTATCAGGGAGAGTCGCCTCAATCTCAGTTGATTGTTCGCTAACAGAATCTAATTGAGAAACTGAGGTTAAATCACTATCACTGCTACTAGTGCTCTCAGGTTTTTCTTCTGGAGGTTCATGATTAGAAGACATAAATGAGTGATATTTATCTTCTAAGAAAGACGGTGAATCCTTTTGAGTGTTGACTAAATTCAAGCAATGTAGTTTGTTATTGTCTTTTGGGCTATCCATCTTTCCTGACTGTTTAATTACTAATATGCTGCTTGAAGTAGGACGTTCAGCAAAATTAGTAGCTTGTAAACAGGTATATATCCTTAAGCTTATTACTTCTTATTAATGGTATTCTAtcaaaaattcttaaatgAGAATTTTGTCCTCCATTTATGTTAAAatgcaaaaaaataaaagcgTATTTGGTCTTACAAGAGTTATTTTAGCTCTTGTCTAAAAggttaattaattttattaacaGTTCGATAGTATTAATATGTTTCAATTAATAGCCTTTGAGTAATTGAAACTAATTGAACTGCCTATGATGTCGCAGCGGTAAgtcttattttttaatagacGCTGAAATTCTTGTAGACCGATGCTTACAATCATTACTTTGTAGCGCGAGTAGTAagctgaaaaaaaaaaaacaatgaCTAGGCACTTAATTCTAGTATGGagatattagaaaaatcaaaGAGTTAAGACATCTTTAGTTAGCCAGGGTTATGAATGAAAATAGGTGTGTATGTTACGGAAttacacatatatatatttttaagtaCGTACAGAAGGTTtataagtaaaaaaatttactatAGCCGGCAATTACTATTTTGTAGGATTACGTAGCTCAGCATTAGCCTTCTCaacttctaataattttgtatcAGGAACAACAGACCAGTCAATCATTGGTAAATGTTGTTCGTCGTAAAGCCATGAATTAATCTGTTTGAAATGGTTATTTCCAAAAAACCCACGGCTTGCACTTAATGGTGAGGGGTGAActgatttgaatattttaatattgtGATTTCTCAATTTATTAGTTTTGGAAGATTTTAGTATATTTTCTACAAGCTTAATTGCATTACTTCCCCACAGTAGAAAGCAAAGGCCTCTATTATTCTTCTCACGGTCCTCTATCAGTAATTCGACAACTCTACGAGTGAATATATCCCAGCCTTGTTTCGAGTGAGAATTTGCGTTGTGAGCCATGACTGTTAAGGTAGTATTTAATAGCAATACCCCTTGTTTGGCCCATGGAGTTAAATCACCGAATTTATTGTCGATAACAAAACCATTGTAGTTTTTTTGTAACTCTTTGTATATGTTCTTTAACGATGGTGGGGCTGGTGTTGGTTTTTTTACACTAAATGCTAGACCATGTGCTTGGTTATGATTATGGTATGGGTCTTGGCCAATAATGACAACATTAACTTTATCAAATGGCGTTAATCTACTCCAGGAATATATATCACCTGGAGGAGggaaaataatactttGTTTTTGGCTCCTTAacaaaaattcttttaatttaatgaaataaggtttttttatttcatcttCTAGCCTGGTAAACCATGAGTTATCAAGAGTTGTTagttctaattctaataagtTGCTTACATTTGGTTCCAATGGGGTGcggaaataatttttttttggtagATTGATTCcactttttctttta from Henningerozyma blattae CBS 6284 chromosome 4, complete genome encodes the following:
- the UNG1 gene encoding uracil-DNA glycosylase (similar to Saccharomyces cerevisiae UNG1 (YML021C); ancestral locus Anc_5.555), encoding MTTTKNTKKRQITISEFFGPKESKKVKTEKHTKTSAQNLDSKNNENEKNSKRKSGINLPKKNYFRTPLEPNVSNLLELELTTLDNSWFTRLEDEIKKPYFIKLKEFLLRSQKQSIIFPPPGDIYSWSRLTPFDKVNVVIIGQDPYHNHNQAHGLAFSVKKPTPAPPSLKNIYKELQKNYNGFVIDNKFGDLTPWAKQGVLLLNTTLTVMAHNANSHSKQGWDIFTRRVVELLIEDREKNNRGLCFLLWGSNAIKLVENILKSSKTNKLRNHNIKIFKSVHPSPLSASRGFFGNNHFKQINSWLYDEQHLPMIDWSVVPDTKLLEVEKANAELRNPTK
- the TBLA0D01440 gene encoding [histone H3]-lysine(79) N-trimethyltransferase (similar to Saccharomyces cerevisiae DOT1 (YDR440W); ancestral locus Anc_5.556), producing MSSNHEPPEEKPESTSSSDSDLTSVSQLDSVSEQSTEIEATLPDSKQLNTETKTGTISKLLNDEKSDCSEISDKVKEKLMPVPESSYRDSSSTSLGNIQFTTKRPRKVEPSIISSPEILNTSMNVETARYSQLESNNTTTQTTKPTATYATSISKLSSAQNSTPNIKNKPLARLFSEYNDAHEGEQSRFVENYKTMIQLHYKMFDLDYIESKATFMGTLIPSTMLTKHFTNLYEQKVTKIKLIPSPLFIDYEEDYDINFENIDKRFNPMLEIGKIIEYTYLIFLPERFKSNFERNIITPLNLSYDNLNKEDFIRIVSLHNETLRKIPRKEILSQLKNIKSIPQSFIHDFLQCVYSRIVTPRANDLKHYEAFSNNVYGELLPKFLSDVFMQCNLNSNSIFIDLGSGVGNCVVQAALEYGCKLSFGCEIMKNASTLTELQQVELENRCKLFGIRLQAIDFSLRTSFVNNEKVSTLLKKCDVVLVNNFLFDSDLNKQVENTLKDLKIGCKVISLKNLRPSGYTIDFFNIESILNRLKIEQFKLNEDCVSWTHKGGEYYISTVLEDFDETLFDPSRRHRKTRRPSKYSR